CGCCATTCGCCACGGCGCGCATGTGTTCGCCCTCGGCACCGCTCATGCCTTCCGGCAGGTCCGTCATCTCGGCGATGGCGGCCGGCGCATCCTCGATCAGCCGCGTCTTGAAGGCCGGGTCGACCCAGGCGTGGGCGACGATCCTGGCGCCGTTGAACGGACCCATTTTGGTTTCGAAGACGTCCAGCACCGTGTCTACGGTCCTGCTGGTGATGATGCCCTTTTCGATGAGCAGCGCCTCCAGGGCGCGCACACGCGCGGCGCTCCGGGTTTCGCGGTCATCGGGATGATGAAAGCGATCGGTCATGGTCGGGAACTCCTGTCAGGCGGCGGGCTTGCCGACATAGGCGGCATAGAGATCGGCGTAGAGCGTGACGTTCGGCTCCGTGTTGCCGGGCCACAGCTCCTCGGCCTCGAAGCGCACGCAATAGACGGGCATCGGCGCGCCGATGCCGTCGGTCCCGGTGTCGGTCAGATAGCCGTAGGCCCCCGGATAGACCGTCTCGACCACGCCGCTGTGGTTTCGCAGGAAGCCGGGAAGGCGGGTGTGGTCGACCGTCGGCACGTTCCTGACTGTGACGGTATCGCCTTCCTGGAAGTCGGGCCGGACCGCGACCTCGCGCTTTGGCGAATCCCCTGTCGCCAAGTAGCGCTCGACGCGCCGGTCGATCTCCGGCGCGCCGCCCTGCGGCAGCGGCTTGTCCGGATCGGCGAGATACTCCGCTGTGCGGGCGTCCAGCTCCTCCCCCGTGATGTAGCCGTTGTCGATCAGGTAGCCGCAGATGCCGCCAAGCCACTTCTCGTAGTACCGGTACTTAAAGTAATCGAAGGGGTTCAGGCCTTCCGCGCCGGTGCGCAGATGAGCCCAGGTCCAAACGGTGTGAAAAACGCTCGGCGTGGTGTGGAGGGGCAACTGCGGGCTGAGCGCCATCATGGCCGTGTGAATGCCGAAGATGCGCGTTTCCCACTCTTCCACGAACACACGGGTCTCGACCGTGACGGGACCAAGGCCTTCCAGGCCGCCGAGATGATGTTGCAGCTTCATTGGGTGGTTCCTGAGATGGGGAACGGAATCGGAAACGTCAGGGAACGGGTTCGTCCGCCCGGACTTTGCAGCCGCGGAGTCCCTCCAGAAGCGTTCCGGCATCGAGGTTGCGGCCGATGAAGACGAGTTGGTTCAGCCGTTCCTCGCTGGGCGTCCACGGCCGGCTCGGCCGGCCGTCCAACGTCATGTGGACGCTGTGGAAGACGAAGCGCCGCCCCTGTTTGTCGAGATTGAGCACGCCCTTGGCGCGCAGCAGGTCGCGCCCCTTGTCCTGCACGAGTTGGTTGAGCCAGCGATCCACCGCCGCCGGGTCGAGCCGCCCGGCCTCGCGCAAGCCCACGCAGCCGATGCCGGCGTCATGCTCGTGCTCATGCTCCTCGAGGATATCGGGGTCGAGACGCAGGATGTTCGCAAGATCGAAGGCACCGATCCCAAGGATCTGGGAGAGAGGCAGGACACAGGCTTCGGTCCGGTGGATGCGGGCCAAGGGGTTGAGCCGGCGGATGTGGCGCTCGACGGCGTCGAGTTTACCGGCGGGTTCCAGGTCGATCTTGTTCAGCAGGATCACGTCGGCGAAGGCAATTTGTTCGCGTGCCTCGTCGTGGCCGAGTTGCAAGGGCAGGTGACGGGCATCCGCCACGGTGACGATGGCATCGAGGGCGAAGCGGCGGCGCAGCCCGTCATCCAACACGAAGGACTGGATGACGGGTGCCGGATCGGCGAGACCGCTCGTCTCGATCACCACCCGATCGAACCCGCACTCATCCTCGACCAACCTCATCAGCGCTTCGATCAGATCGCCGCGGACGATGCAACAAACGCAACCATTGTTGAGCTCAACAACCGTCTCGCTTGTCGCTGTCACCAGCAGTCCGTCGATGCCGAGTTCTCCGTATTCGTTGACGATGACGGCGGTTCGCTCTCCCCCGTGTTCGGCCAGGATGCGGTTGAGCAGGGTCGTCTTGCCGGCACCGAGAAATCCGGTCAGCACGGTCACCGGAATCGGTCGCATGGCGATGCTCCGTTGCTTCAGGTTGCGGAGGGCGGCCTTGGCTTTGCAGCGTGCCAAGGGGATTGGCCGATCTGCTTCGGCGTCCCGTGGCATACATTGCACCGCATACCTTTCACTGACTCAACATGTGGCAGCGGGCAATTCCGGACAAAGCGCCTATCAGAATCGGCCAACTGCTTTGCCGCCATGGCTGCGGCGATGAGCGAGTGTGCGAACAGGAGGCGGGCGAAAGCCAGGCCGAGCATGGCGCCGCATGCGGCCAGGAACAGAAACGCCGGCTGGATCGCGGCCTCGGTCGCCTTGGCCGAGACCAAGTCGTTGGAACCAGCGATCAAGGCCAAGCAGAGCGGGCCGATGATCTTGCCCAGACCGTTCGCGCTCTGCGCAAGCCCCGAGCCACGCGCGGCAAGCCGGGTCGGGAAGACTTCAGTCGCGTAGGGCGCCAGGGTGCAGTAACCGCCGTCGTAGAAGATGGCGCCGAGAGCCAGCATGACCACGAACCAGGGCAGCGGGCCAACGAACGCGTCGTGCAGCAGCGCCGCCGCGCCCAGGGTGACGGCGATGGCGAAGCCGAGCAGCCGTCCCGACCAGACCCGACCAATCATCGCCGGCAGCACGGAAAAAAGCGCGCGCCCGAGCAATCCGGCGACGGAGATGCCGACGAAGTATTTCGCCGCGGTCCCCACGCTGACATTCAGAGCTTGTTGGTGGCAGGCACGTCCCGGCTGGGGCTGAGCGGGATGCTACTTTAAGCTGAGTAGGAGTGGTGCGGCGGGGCGCGGTCTGGTAGGTCTGCGGCCCTCGTTCTGACTGCCTGGATCCGCACTCTATGGGCACTGCCGTTCGTCCCGCAAGCACCACGTCGGCGTCCTGGGATGCGTTCTGGGATGTCGATGCTTTTGTCGATGAGGTGCTCAGCGAGCTGACAGCGATGGCGGCCGACGGCAGTCGCCCAACCCGTTCCGTGCCGAAGCCGGCGCTCACGGGAGCAGCGTTGCGCAAGGCGATCATGGCAATCTGGTGCGTGTGCTTTTGCGGCATGCAATGGCGCGCCATCGGTCAGCTCACCGGCATTCCGTTCGGCACGTTGTACACCCTGTTCGCCCGCTGGACCCGGCTCGGACTGTGGCGGCGCTTACTCGACCGGCTGTGCCGCACGTGGCGCATGGCATGCGGCGACACGGCCGAGCCGAGCACGGTGGTGATCGACAGCCGCACCTGCCCCTCGGCCCCGAGTTGTTTCGCGCGGGGCGTGGATGGCTGCAAGAAGATCCGCGGCGTGAAGAGGGCAGCGCGATAAGTGTCAGCTAAACAACGCTAAGGCAGAACGAGCTGAGAACATGGAGATCAGGCAGCCCGACGTTGGCGCTCAAGGTTGAGCGGGCGCCGCCCGGACGGCGTAGCCGCCGCCCTTTCCCACAGGAAATCCCCCGACAGGCCAATGTGTTCCCAGCCGACCGGAGACGTGTGGGCAAGCAGTTCATCAGGTATCGCCTCTCCCTTCGCACGAAGGTGCGCGATGGCATCGGCCATGTAGGTGGAGTTCCAATAGACGATGGCGGCGATCAGCAGGTTCAGTCCAGAGGCCCGGTATTCCTGTGTCTCAGTGCCGCGATCGGCAATCCGGCCTTGCTTGAAAGTACAGATCGCTTGAGCCAGGGCGTGGCGCTGCTCTCCCTTGTTAAGACCGGCGTGGCAGCGCCGCCTCAGTTCCGGGCTCTCCAGCCAGTCGAGCATGAACAGAGTGCGTTCGATCCGGCCAAGCTCCTGGAGCGCAAGGTCGAGTTGGTTCTGCCGCTCATAAGCCGCCAGCTTCTTCAGCATGGTGGACGGCGCGACCGAACCGCTCTTCAGGGATGCGACCAGGCGCACGACCTCATCCCAATGTTCGCGGATGACCTCCACCTTGATCCGCCGTCCGAGAAGCGGCAGCAGGGCCTTGTAGGATCCGGGAGGTTCGATGCTGGCCAGCTTCCGGTCGGGGAAGTCACGCAGCCGGGGACAGAAGCGGAAACCGAGCAGTGAGCAGAGAATGAAGACATGGTCGCTCGTTATATGGACACTTGGCTCCAAGGAGCCTTTCGAGCGTTCTTGTGACGACATCGGACACAGGGGGCGTCTATGGCCAGGATCGAGCGCACGGAGGGGCAGTCGGTACGGTATCGCTTGGTCTCGGCAGCGGGTGAGCCGGTGTCGATCGTCCAGGATTTCCTCGCCCACCTGCTCGCCCGGGGTTGTTCACCCAACACGGTAGCCGCCTACGCCTTCGACCTGCGCCACCTCTGGACCTTCCTGGAAGCCTCGGGTGTGCCCTGGAACCGGATGCTGCCCCCCGATGCGATCGGTCTGCTCGCCCATCTGCGCAGCGTCGTGGTTCGCCGGAGGCGGCGCGCCGAGCCGTCCTTGCTTGCGGCGGGTGGTGATCGCGTGCTGGGCCTGTCTGCTGCGGCTATCAACCGGGCGCTTGCTGCGGCGGCCTCGCTTTACGAGTTCGCCATCGTCGCGGGGCGTCTCGATGGCCCCAACCCGCTGGCGTGCGGGGAGCACAAGAACGCCGTTCCGGTGACGGACCGCCATCGGCCGTTCCTGGATGGCATCGCGCGGCGCTCGCCGATCCGGCGCGGCATGCGGGTGAAGACGGCGCTCCGGTTGCCCCGCCCGCTCGAGCCCGAGCAGGTGGCGGCGCTGGTCGGCTGCCTGCGCTGCAAGCGGGACCTTGCCCTGGTCAGGCTCATGTTGGACGGGGGCCTGCGCCCGGGCGAGGCGTTGGCGCTGCGGGTCGCGGACGTCGCCTACGGCCGGCGCCGGGTGGTGATACGGCACGATACCGAGCACCCCAAGGGTGTGCGGCCGAAATCGCGCACGGAGCGCGTTGTCGACCTGCACGAACCGGAGACCCTCGCCGCCGTCGCCGACTACATGATGTCTGAGAGGCCGGTTGAGGCGGACTCTCCCTACCTGTTCTTAGTCGGTGGCCACGGCCGACGCCGACTGGAGCCGCTGAGCTACGCGGCACTGGCCAAGCTTTTCGCCCGGGCAGCAGCGCGCGCCGGCATCCGCGAGGCCTGGGTCACTCCGCACGCGCTGCGCCACACACACGCCACACGCATGTGGGAGGGTGGGATGCGCGAACTGGCGCTGCAGCGCCGGCTGGGACATGCCTCACCGGTGTCGACGCGCATCTACACCCGGGTGTCCGATGCCGCCGTCGTCGCGGAGTATCGCCGGGCCGTTGGGCTTGATCGGGAGGTCCCATGAGGGCCGGACCCGTTCCGGCGGCGGCGATGCACGCCTGTGATCGCGTTGCCTCCGTCTTTCCGCCGAGGCACTGTGATGATGCCGAGTACGTGGCTTACATCCACGGGCTGCCGCTGGCGCCCAAGGTCAAACGCCAACGCATCGCCATCCGACGCCGGTTCGAGCGGTTTTGGCCGGATCTCGCGGACTGGTTCGCGGCGCCCATGGGGGTGCGCGTCGCCCGATTGCCGGCCCGGCACCGGGGCGACGCCGTCCGCATCAACAGCTACGCGGCGCGCAGCTATCTGTACTACCTGGCGCTCACGGATCGGATCCGGCTCGATCCGCCCTGGCTGTTGGCCATCGGCGACCTCCGGGCCGTCCAAGTGGCGGCGTCGCTCGGAATCGACCTGGGAATCGAATTGCTTGCGGCGGAGGCTGCTGCCCACGGACTGGAACGGTTCGGCGCCAAGCTCAGCTTAGCCTGGGGGATGGCGCGCATCGCCCTGTGCTTCGGAGCCCGCGGGGCCGCCGCAGTTTCGGACGACCATGTGGATGCGCTGATGGCGGCCATCCGGGAATTCGGCGCTCGGCCGGACGTCGGCGAGTTCTGGGGTTCTACAGAGCGGTTCCGGGTGTCGCCCGCCAAGGCCTGGGTGACCCACCTCGGCCGACTGCGAATGATCCTTTACCACCGCGGCCAGGCTGCAGCCGAGCCGCGCAAGGCGATGCCGGGCTACGCGGCTCCCGCGCCGCCGCAAGTGGCCATGCTGGCCTTGGTCGAGCGCTGGCTGGAGGTGCGCCGGCTGACCGACAACCCGTCCACGGTCTATCACCTGTCCGTCGGCATGCGGCATTTCCTGCATTATCTGGCGGAGACCGTGCCGGAGGTGCAGGACTTCGGCGCGGTGACCCGCGACCACGCGCAGGGCTTCATGCACCGGATGGCGACGGAGATCCGGCCAACGACGGGACGCATTCTGGCGCCAAACACCCGTCGCGACCGGACAGGCGCTCTGGCGCAGTTTTGCCGGCAGACGGCCGCCTGGGGCTGGGAGGGCGCTCCGCCCCGGCAACTGGTCGACCGGCGTGACTATCCTCGGGCGGCGGAGCGCATCCCCCGGTACATCCCTGCCGACGAGCTGGCGCGGCTCATGGTGGCCATCCGGTCCATGACGTGCGTGTATCAACGCGCCGCCCTACTCGTGGCGCGCTGGTCCGGCGCGCGGCGGGCGGAGGTGCGTCGCCTCGCCATTGACTGCCTTGACCGCTACCCCGACGGGACAGCGCGGCTGCGGCTGCCGGCCGGCAAAACGCTGCGTGAGCGCATTGTGCCCCTGCACGACGAGGCGGCCGAGGCGATCCGGGGGGTGCAGGCGCTACGGGATGGCCGTCCGGATCGGCCCTGCACCGACGAGGTCACCGGCCTTGGCGTGCGCTACCTGTTCGTGATGAACGGGCGGCGTTTGTCGTTGCATTACCTGTTCGAGACGGCCTTGCAGGCTGCCTGCCGTGAGGCCGGACTGGTCGATGCCCGAGGCCGAGGCACCGTGTCGGCGCACCGGTTCCGGCACACCGTCGGCACTGAGCTGGCGGAGAAGGGGGCCCGCCTGCACACGATCATGAGCATCCTGGGCCACCAGAGCCCCGCGATGTCGATGGTGTATGCGCGGATCAGCGACCCGGAGGTTCTGCGCGATTACCGGTCCGTGCTGGGCCCGGGCGCCGTCATCGCCGGCCCCGGTGTCGAAGCGCTGCGCGCGGGCCGGCTGTCGGATGAGGCCGTGGACTGGCTCAAGCTCAACTTCCTGAAGACCGAACTGGAGTTGGGACACTGCCTGCGGCTGCCCTCCGAGGGGCCGTGCGAGTGCGACCTCTACCTGACCTGCGCGCGGTTCGTGACAACGCCGGCCTACGCCGGCCGGCTACGGGAGCGGCGGCACGTCGAGATGACCTTGGTCGAGGATGCGCGCTGCCGGGGATGGCCCCGGGAGGTGGACCGCCACCGCGCCGTTGTGGCCAGGATCGAGGGGCTGCTCGGCGAGTTGGGCGAGCCGATTGATCCGCCACCTCAAGGCTGACCGGCGGCTGACCGGATGGGTCCACAGCAACCCCCCGTGCGCCGCTCCGCCAGCTGCTTGAGGAGCGCTTCGCGGCGCACGGGGCCCCTCTGTGGACTATCCGGACAGCCGCCTCCAGTTCCCTCTTGACTGTCCATGTAACGGACACGCCCCCGGTGTCCACGTAATGGGTGTCGATCTTCAAGCTGGTGCCGTGGTGGAGCAGCCCATCGAGCACATAAGGCGCCTCATGGGTCGCGGCCGAAATGACCTGGACATGGTAGGGGCCATGCTGATCGGAGACATGAGTGTAGAAGCTGAAGCCGGGATCGACGCCATAGCGGGCGTTTACTTCGCCGGCGACGTTCCCGCGTTTTCCCGAGCGGAAGAATTGTCCATCCGATGAGGACGTCGTTCCACTCCCCCACAGAGCGGCGATCGGCAGGCGGTGCTGCGCCTCGATGATCCGGGCCAGGGCCGCCCGGTAGGTTTCGGGACGGATGTAGGCATCGGCGGTCCACACCAGCTGGTCGCGGGTCACGCCTTGGCTGGCGTCCGCCATGCGTGCCAAGCCCAGGTTGGTGCCGTCGGCGAGAATGGCGGCGAGCAGCGCGTTCTCGTTGGCGCAGGGCTCGCCCGTGCGCAGGTTCGTGAACGCCGCCGCGAAGCCCGTCGCGCGGTTGACCTCATGCAGCAGTTCGGTGATGCGCACGCGCGGCAGCAAAGCGTCGAGGCGGCCGGCCAGGACAGTCGCCTCCACAGGCGTCGTCGCCCTCAGCGGCGTGATGTGCAACCGATCGTCTCGGAATTCGACCCCATCAAGTTGGCTGCGCCGTAGCCGCAGAGCGAAGCGCTTCAGCCGCTCGTCAAGTTCCTGACCGCGCATTGCTATCCAAGCATCGGCCGTGTCGGGCAACCCCAACTCCGACAGGACCGGCGGGACGGCCATGGTCGGCAGCAGATAACTGTCGAAACGGCGATAGTTGGAGGACCGTTCGACCCAGACATCGCCGGAGCGGAGTTTGTTGCGCAGAGTGGCGACCACCGCCATCTCGTACAGCCGGCGATTAGGTTTCCGGCCATCGACGACCAACCGTCGCCACTCCTTGCGGAAGGGCATCGGTGCGTCCGCCGGTATGTCGCGCTTTCCGGACCGGTTGAGATCGCGCAGCAGCGCGACCGCTGCGAGCAGCGGGTCGTTCTCCCTGGCCGCCTTGAAGGTGAGAGCTTCGAGAAGAGCCGGGACGAACTTCCGGATCGTGATGTAGCGGTCGGCGGCACGGACAAGGGGATTCTCCTCCGCCAAATCGGCAAGGCTGGCCACTTCGGGGCGGGCACGCAACAGCTTCGCCCAGCCGACGCTCTCGTCGACGACGGCAAAAGCATCACGGTCGCTGGCCTGGGCTACGGCGAGCGCCTCGATGGCGTCATGGAAGAGCCGCATCAGGCGGCCGACATCGCGTGTGGTCGCGGCGTAGGTCTTTTCCTTGGAGTGCTTGCCCCGTGTGAATGCGCCACCGATCAGCCGGTCGGCCATGTCGAGCACGGCGTCGATCAATCGGGATTCCAGATCGAACAGCACGGCAACCAGGGTTGCTCGCCGCCGTTGAGCGGTGTAGCGGCCGAGCAGATAGGCGGGCGATGCCTGACCTTCCCGCACGAACTGGCGGAACCGGACTTCGGGAATGCGAGTGTCGATATCGGAAGCGATCCCAATGGCGCGGACGACCTGAAGCTTGTCGAGCAGGTCACGGACATGTCCGGCTTTCGGCGCGCTCGGCATCGCCTTCAACCAGGAAAGAGGAGTCCCGCCGAGGTCAGGATCGACCACCGGCAGACGGTCGAGTTCGGCCAGTTGCTCGTCGGTGAGGCCGGCAAGCAGAGCATCCACCGCCCGCTTGCGGGCACGGGCGCGCCCAGCGGCGCCGGTGCGCTCGATCACCGGCAATGCCGGCAGGATGAAGTTTTGGGAGCGGAGGGCGGAGACGATGGCGGTGACGATCGGTTCCGGCCTGTTCGTGGTCCAGGCGGCCTGGGCGGCCGCTTCGATCATGAAGGGAAGATCGAAATTGGTCGATGGCCGCAACCCGAGCATGGCGGCGAGTTGCCGGGCATGATCGGTCATCGTCTGGGGTCGGCGCGCATAATCGGTGAACAGGTGCGCCGGCACATGGATCTGGGTGGCGATCCAGGCGACCAGAGCGTCGAGCGGTTCCTCGATCTGGGCAAGCGCGCGGCCGGAATGCCGAAGCAGCGCCAACTGCACGGCGAAGCCCAGCCGGTTGGCCGCGCCCCGCCGTGTCAGAACGAGATCCTGATCCGACGGGGTGAGCGTGAAGCGACGCGCCAAAGCATCCCGATCCGCGGGAATACCAAGAAGCCGCCGTAACTCCGTGTCGGGCAACAAACGATGTCGCGGCACGCCATCTCCCCCTCCAGCCGGTGCCAGACCCCAAGGCCGGCTCATGACGGGGAAGGGTTATGGACGAACGCAGGACCGCCTGTCACGGAACCGCGCTGCCCGCCTGTCCGCATTGCCACCCTTTGGCGGACAAGGTCAACGACCTTCCGCTGTTGACCCGAAGCGGTCATCAGGGCCGGCAGTTTCAGGTGTTTTTGGCCTTCGAGAACGCTTGCAATAAGGCGTCGGAACGGTTACCGGATATACAGTCAGACTGTACAGACGGTAACCGTTCTTGAGAGGCCGAGCATGACGATTGACAATAAGGAGTTGGTTCGCCGCTTCAACATTGAGGTCATTCAGAACGGCAATGAAGCCGCATTCAACGCAATGATGGCGCCGGACTTCATCAATCACGTCGCCCCCCAGGGCATGCCTAACGGTCCGGAAAGCATGTGGAACACCTTCCAGAACATTCTTCGGCCCGCCCTGTCGGGCTTGAGGGTGATAATCCATGATCAGATCGCCGAGGGTGACAAGGTCACCACCCGCAAGACAATCAGCGGCGTTCACACCGGTACACTGGCCGGAATTCCTGCGACAGGACGTGACGTGGCCATCGACGTTATCGATATCGTGCGTGTTCAGGACGGCAAATATGCTGAACATTGGAGCGTGAACACTCTGTCGAATGTTCTTGCTGCACTATCGAAGTCGTGATTTCGGCCTAGCAAAGCCGTTCGATAATGGGAATTGCGGCTTCAAGTGTCCGTCTATCCTCTTCGGACAGACGTTCCTCTATCAGAGCGGCGATCTTCGATGTCCGGGCTTCGCGTGAGCGAGACAATCCCTTTCGCCCTTTCTCGGTGATCGATAGAAGTTGGCTGCGCCCGTCCGCTGGATTGGGCAATCTGCAAACCAAGCCCTCGGTTTCAAGCTGAGCGGTCACCAGTCGCATACTTTGATGTCGGACATTACGGCAGTTCGCTAGTTCGGCGACATTCAGCGGACCGCGTTTTTCAAGAAGAAACAGGGTTTCAGACTGAGATGTCGTTGGCGTATCTGTCTCATTCCTCACGCTGCGCACGAATCGACTGATAGTGTCGCGCAGCCTTTCTGCAAGTGCTAGCGCAGTGGCATCTTCTTCGGAGAGGGTTTTGTCGTTAATCAATTGCTTTCTCTGTCCTTGCGGAGATGCGTTGTACATTCCCAATCACCCGGGCGCAACGGACGTGAAACAGGATCGGCCGTTATGACCGCTCCCGGCGCAAAGCTACCGCCCGGGAGCGACAGTTCCTGACCCAAAGCGAACGTAACTCCGTGACAACGGCTTTATCCTGAGGGGGCGCATCTGGAAGCAAGCCGGCTACGCCAGCCGAAGGCAATGTGGAACCGTACGCTCTGGCTACAGTTCATCTACCGCAGCCGGGTGCCTCACCGAACTGGGCCGTGTCCTAGCTTTGCATTGCTGCAGATGCAGCGAGATTGCGAGTAGGCTGGCGGCAGCGGCGAGGCTGACGACCAGGAGGGACACTGTCGGCCAGCCATGGGCCACCGCCAGTGCACCCGCTGCAGCCGGGCCGAAGACGAGCCCGACGTTGTTCCCTTGCATCAGGAAACCGATGGTCGCCCCGATCAGCTCGGGGCGGGGCGCCATCCGTGGCGCGGAGTGGATCAGCGCCACCGGAATCAGCCCGGCAAGAGCGGAGAAGACGATGCTGGCGGTATAGACAAGAGCGCCGGACAACGCGCCACTCAAGACACCAATGCTGCATATGGCCATTGCTCCAAAGCCGAGCAGTAGGATCGTGCGGTGAGCCACACCTCTCGACAACAGAGCGCCGCAGGCAAGATTGCCGAGCGCATTGACCGATACCGCAACCCCGG
The Azospirillum sp. TSA2s DNA segment above includes these coding regions:
- the nthB gene encoding nitrile hydratase subunit beta, with translation MKLQHHLGGLEGLGPVTVETRVFVEEWETRIFGIHTAMMALSPQLPLHTTPSVFHTVWTWAHLRTGAEGLNPFDYFKYRYYEKWLGGICGYLIDNGYITGEELDARTAEYLADPDKPLPQGGAPEIDRRVERYLATGDSPKREVAVRPDFQEGDTVTVRNVPTVDHTRLPGFLRNHSGVVETVYPGAYGYLTDTGTDGIGAPMPVYCVRFEAEELWPGNTEPNVTLYADLYAAYVGKPAA
- a CDS encoding GTP-binding protein — protein: MTVLTGFLGAGKTTLLNRILAEHGGERTAVIVNEYGELGIDGLLVTATSETVVELNNGCVCCIVRGDLIEALMRLVEDECGFDRVVIETSGLADPAPVIQSFVLDDGLRRRFALDAIVTVADARHLPLQLGHDEAREQIAFADVILLNKIDLEPAGKLDAVERHIRRLNPLARIHRTEACVLPLSQILGIGAFDLANILRLDPDILEEHEHEHDAGIGCVGLREAGRLDPAAVDRWLNQLVQDKGRDLLRAKGVLNLDKQGRRFVFHSVHMTLDGRPSRPWTPSEERLNQLVFIGRNLDAGTLLEGLRGCKVRADEPVP
- a CDS encoding MFS transporter; this encodes MGTAAKYFVGISVAGLLGRALFSVLPAMIGRVWSGRLLGFAIAVTLGAAALLHDAFVGPLPWFVVMLALGAIFYDGGYCTLAPYATEVFPTRLAARGSGLAQSANGLGKIIGPLCLALIAGSNDLVSAKATEAAIQPAFLFLAACGAMLGLAFARLLFAHSLIAAAMAAKQLADSDRRFVRNCPLPHVESVKGMRCNVCHGTPKQIGQSPWHAAKPRPPSAT
- a CDS encoding transposase; its protein translation is MGTAVRPASTTSASWDAFWDVDAFVDEVLSELTAMAADGSRPTRSVPKPALTGAALRKAIMAIWCVCFCGMQWRAIGQLTGIPFGTLYTLFARWTRLGLWRRLLDRLCRTWRMACGDTAEPSTVVIDSRTCPSAPSCFARGVDGCKKIRGVKRAAR
- a CDS encoding tyrosine-type recombinase/integrase, which produces MARIERTEGQSVRYRLVSAAGEPVSIVQDFLAHLLARGCSPNTVAAYAFDLRHLWTFLEASGVPWNRMLPPDAIGLLAHLRSVVVRRRRRAEPSLLAAGGDRVLGLSAAAINRALAAAASLYEFAIVAGRLDGPNPLACGEHKNAVPVTDRHRPFLDGIARRSPIRRGMRVKTALRLPRPLEPEQVAALVGCLRCKRDLALVRLMLDGGLRPGEALALRVADVAYGRRRVVIRHDTEHPKGVRPKSRTERVVDLHEPETLAAVADYMMSERPVEADSPYLFLVGGHGRRRLEPLSYAALAKLFARAAARAGIREAWVTPHALRHTHATRMWEGGMRELALQRRLGHASPVSTRIYTRVSDAAVVAEYRRAVGLDREVP
- a CDS encoding tyrosine-type recombinase/integrase produces the protein MAYIHGLPLAPKVKRQRIAIRRRFERFWPDLADWFAAPMGVRVARLPARHRGDAVRINSYAARSYLYYLALTDRIRLDPPWLLAIGDLRAVQVAASLGIDLGIELLAAEAAAHGLERFGAKLSLAWGMARIALCFGARGAAAVSDDHVDALMAAIREFGARPDVGEFWGSTERFRVSPAKAWVTHLGRLRMILYHRGQAAAEPRKAMPGYAAPAPPQVAMLALVERWLEVRRLTDNPSTVYHLSVGMRHFLHYLAETVPEVQDFGAVTRDHAQGFMHRMATEIRPTTGRILAPNTRRDRTGALAQFCRQTAAWGWEGAPPRQLVDRRDYPRAAERIPRYIPADELARLMVAIRSMTCVYQRAALLVARWSGARRAEVRRLAIDCLDRYPDGTARLRLPAGKTLRERIVPLHDEAAEAIRGVQALRDGRPDRPCTDEVTGLGVRYLFVMNGRRLSLHYLFETALQAACREAGLVDARGRGTVSAHRFRHTVGTELAEKGARLHTIMSILGHQSPAMSMVYARISDPEVLRDYRSVLGPGAVIAGPGVEALRAGRLSDEAVDWLKLNFLKTELELGHCLRLPSEGPCECDLYLTCARFVTTPAYAGRLRERRHVEMTLVEDARCRGWPREVDRHRAVVARIEGLLGELGEPIDPPPQG
- a CDS encoding ester cyclase; protein product: MTIDNKELVRRFNIEVIQNGNEAAFNAMMAPDFINHVAPQGMPNGPESMWNTFQNILRPALSGLRVIIHDQIAEGDKVTTRKTISGVHTGTLAGIPATGRDVAIDVIDIVRVQDGKYAEHWSVNTLSNVLAALSKS
- a CDS encoding MarR family winged helix-turn-helix transcriptional regulator — translated: MYNASPQGQRKQLINDKTLSEEDATALALAERLRDTISRFVRSVRNETDTPTTSQSETLFLLEKRGPLNVAELANCRNVRHQSMRLVTAQLETEGLVCRLPNPADGRSQLLSITEKGRKGLSRSREARTSKIAALIEERLSEEDRRTLEAAIPIIERLC